One Peterkaempfera bronchialis DNA window includes the following coding sequences:
- a CDS encoding HAMP domain-containing protein gives MRDGNFRRRLTVPGDGVMAEIAAVFNEVAERNQHLTGELARVRRVVGREGRLSERLELGAGEGAWGSAVDNCNALIDDLARPMAEVGRVLGSIAVGDLEQRMELRSIGADGATHPLRGEFLKIGRTVNGLVDQLSEFTDEVTRVAIEVGTKGKLGGQARVRGMSGSWKDLTDSVNTMAGRLTAQVRDIALVTTAVAKGDLSRKVTVHVDGEMLELKNTVNTMVDQLSAFGAEVTRVAREVGTEGQLGGQAQVPGVAGVWKDLTDNVNVMANNLTAQVREIAQVTTAVANGDLSQKITVTARGEIARLATTINAMTETLRTFAAEVTRVASEVASEGRLGGQALVPGAAGVWKDLTDSVNNAFRDLTAQVRDIAQVTTAVASGDLTQKVTVDVSGEMLELKNTVNTMVDQLSSFGVEVTRVAREIGAEGRLGGQAQVPGVAGTWKDLTDSVNNAFRNLTGQVRNIAQVTTAVASGDLTQKVTVDVSGEMLELKNTVNTMVDQLSSFAAQVTRVARDVGVEGRLGGQAQVPGVAGTWRDLTDSVNFMANNLTDQVRNIAQVTTAVARGDLSQKIEVDARGEILELKNTINTMVDQLSAFAEQVTRVAREVGTEGMLGGQASVPGVAGTWKDLTDNVNFMANNLTGQVRNIAQVATAVARGDLSQKIDVDARGEILELKTTLNTMVDQLGAFADEVTRVAREVGTEGRLGGQAEVPGVSGTWKDLTDNVNLMANNLTGQVRNIAEVTTAVARGDVSKKITVDARGEILELVTTVNTMVDQLSAFADEVTRVAREVGTEGILGGQARVRGVSGIWKDLTDNVNFMASNLTSQVRNIAQVATAVANGDLSKKITIEAQGELAALAGTLNTMVDQLSAFAVEVTRVAREVGTDGILGGQASVPGVAGIWKDLTENVNLMANNLTNQVRNIALVTTAVAKGDLSKKIDVDARGEILELKTTLNTMVDQLSSFGVEVTRVAREVGTDGRLGGQARVPGVAGTWQDLTESVNELAGNLTRQVRAIAQVATAVTRGDLSLRIDVDASGELDELKDNINQMIANLRETTRTNQEQDWLKTNLARISGLLQGRRDLEAVAALIMSELTPVVSAQHGAFFLAQPASRSAALVTEDDDESDVVLRLIGSYGYQRRAMPTTFRPGESLIGQVAVEKRSIMLKEAPPGYLKIASGLGEASPAHVIVLPVMFEGRMLGVIELASFSAFTNVALDFLEQIAEMIGVTVNNISVNTKTEGLLLESQRLTAELSMRSAELEARQEELERTNEELQEKAEQLAQQNRDIEIKNSEIEEARQVLEERAEQLALASRYKSEFLANMSHELRTPLNSLLILAKLLADNNEGNLSPKQVEFSETIHGAGTDLLQLINDILDLSKVEAGKMEVRPSRIALVQLVDYVEAAFRPLTADKGLDFAVRVAPDLPVTLHTDEQRLQQVLRNLLSNAVKFTDGGAVELLIRAVGDDVPPHVREQLLESGALGEGGQPLIAFSVTDTGIGIPSNKLREIFEAFKQADGTTSRKYGGTGLGLSISREIARLLGGEIHAESELGRGSTFTLYLPLHADDPRAGAERRGGHPALEAAIRAEYDGMADTGSPAEHWAQEVRELAQERRREAADRRAAERRAAARRSPAEPAPAPAVPPVPPTPPRTVAFPGQGGGVAHAGAETAGGGEEAGFHGRFEGEKVLIVDDDIRNVFALTSVLEQYGLTVLYAENGREGIEVLEQHDDVALVLMDIMMPEMDGYATTEAIRSMPQFAGLPIIALTAKAMKGDKEKSLDAGASDHVTKPVDTDHLLGVMAHWLPAHGS, from the coding sequence ATGCGCGACGGCAACTTCCGCCGCCGGCTGACCGTGCCCGGCGACGGGGTGATGGCCGAGATCGCCGCCGTCTTCAACGAGGTCGCCGAGCGCAACCAGCACCTCACCGGCGAGCTGGCCCGGGTACGCCGGGTGGTGGGCCGCGAGGGGCGGCTCTCGGAGCGGCTGGAGCTGGGCGCCGGGGAAGGCGCCTGGGGCTCGGCGGTCGACAACTGCAACGCCCTGATCGACGACCTGGCCCGGCCGATGGCCGAGGTGGGCCGGGTGCTGGGCTCCATCGCCGTGGGCGACCTGGAGCAGCGCATGGAGCTGCGCTCCATCGGCGCGGACGGCGCCACCCACCCGCTGCGCGGCGAGTTCCTCAAGATCGGCCGGACCGTGAACGGCCTGGTGGACCAGCTCTCCGAGTTCACCGACGAGGTGACCCGGGTGGCCATCGAGGTGGGCACCAAGGGCAAGCTCGGCGGCCAGGCCCGGGTGCGCGGCATGTCCGGCAGCTGGAAGGACCTCACCGACTCGGTCAACACCATGGCCGGCCGGCTGACCGCACAGGTCCGCGACATCGCGCTGGTGACCACGGCGGTCGCCAAGGGCGACCTGTCGCGCAAGGTCACCGTCCATGTGGACGGCGAGATGCTGGAGCTGAAGAACACCGTCAACACGATGGTGGACCAGCTCTCCGCGTTCGGCGCCGAGGTCACCCGGGTGGCCCGCGAGGTGGGCACCGAGGGCCAGCTGGGCGGCCAGGCCCAGGTGCCGGGGGTGGCCGGGGTCTGGAAGGACCTCACCGACAACGTCAATGTGATGGCGAACAACCTGACCGCACAGGTCCGGGAGATCGCCCAGGTCACCACGGCGGTCGCCAACGGCGACCTGTCGCAGAAGATCACCGTCACCGCGCGCGGCGAGATCGCCCGGCTGGCGACCACCATCAACGCGATGACGGAGACGCTGCGCACCTTCGCCGCCGAGGTGACCCGGGTGGCCAGCGAGGTCGCCTCGGAGGGGCGGCTGGGCGGTCAGGCGCTGGTACCGGGCGCGGCGGGAGTCTGGAAGGACCTCACCGACTCGGTGAACAACGCCTTCCGCGATCTGACGGCGCAGGTCCGCGACATCGCTCAGGTGACCACGGCGGTGGCCTCGGGTGATCTGACGCAGAAGGTCACGGTGGATGTCTCCGGCGAGATGCTGGAGTTGAAGAACACCGTCAACACCATGGTCGACCAGCTGTCGTCGTTCGGTGTCGAGGTGACCCGGGTGGCCCGGGAGATCGGCGCCGAGGGGCGGCTCGGCGGTCAGGCGCAGGTGCCGGGGGTGGCCGGGACCTGGAAGGACCTCACCGACTCGGTGAACAACGCCTTCCGCAACCTCACCGGCCAGGTCCGCAATATCGCCCAGGTGACCACGGCGGTGGCGTCGGGTGATCTGACGCAGAAGGTCACGGTGGATGTCTCCGGCGAGATGTTGGAGCTGAAGAACACCGTCAACACCATGGTCGACCAGCTGTCGTCCTTTGCCGCCCAGGTGACCCGGGTGGCCCGGGACGTGGGCGTGGAGGGCCGCCTCGGCGGTCAGGCGCAGGTGCCGGGGGTGGCCGGGACCTGGCGTGATCTGACCGACTCGGTGAACTTCATGGCCAACAATCTCACCGATCAGGTCCGCAATATCGCCCAGGTGACCACGGCGGTGGCCCGGGGCGATCTTTCGCAGAAGATCGAAGTCGATGCCCGGGGCGAGATCCTGGAGCTGAAGAACACCATCAACACCATGGTCGACCAGCTTTCGGCGTTCGCGGAGCAGGTGACCCGGGTGGCCCGTGAGGTGGGTACCGAGGGCATGCTGGGCGGCCAGGCCAGCGTGCCCGGCGTCGCCGGTACCTGGAAGGACCTGACCGACAACGTCAACTTCATGGCCAACAACCTCACCGGCCAGGTACGGAACATCGCCCAGGTCGCCACGGCGGTGGCCCGGGGCGATCTTTCGCAGAAGATCGACGTGGACGCCCGGGGCGAGATCCTGGAGCTCAAGACCACCCTGAACACCATGGTCGACCAGTTGGGCGCCTTCGCCGACGAGGTGACCCGGGTGGCCCGTGAGGTGGGTACCGAGGGCCGTCTCGGCGGTCAGGCCGAGGTGCCGGGCGTCTCGGGTACCTGGAAGGACCTGACCGACAACGTCAACCTGATGGCCAACAACCTCACCGGCCAGGTGCGGAACATCGCCGAGGTGACCACGGCAGTGGCCCGGGGCGACGTCTCCAAGAAGATCACCGTCGACGCCCGGGGCGAGATCCTGGAGCTGGTCACCACCGTCAACACGATGGTGGACCAGCTCTCCGCCTTCGCCGACGAGGTGACCCGGGTGGCCCGCGAGGTCGGCACCGAGGGCATCCTCGGCGGTCAGGCCCGGGTCCGGGGCGTCTCCGGCATCTGGAAGGACCTCACCGACAACGTCAACTTCATGGCGTCCAACCTCACCAGCCAGGTGCGGAACATCGCCCAGGTGGCCACCGCCGTGGCCAATGGCGACCTCTCCAAGAAGATCACCATCGAGGCGCAGGGCGAGCTGGCCGCACTGGCCGGCACCCTCAACACCATGGTCGACCAGCTCTCGGCCTTCGCCGTGGAGGTCACCCGGGTGGCCCGCGAGGTGGGCACCGACGGCATCCTGGGCGGCCAGGCGAGCGTCCCGGGCGTGGCGGGCATCTGGAAGGACCTCACCGAGAACGTCAACCTGATGGCGAACAACCTCACCAACCAGGTGCGGAACATCGCCCTCGTCACCACCGCGGTCGCCAAGGGCGACCTCTCCAAGAAGATCGACGTGGATGCGCGCGGCGAGATCCTGGAGCTGAAGACCACCCTGAACACCATGGTCGACCAGCTGTCGTCGTTCGGTGTCGAGGTGACCCGGGTGGCCCGCGAGGTGGGCACCGACGGCCGCCTCGGCGGCCAGGCCCGCGTCCCCGGCGTGGCCGGTACCTGGCAGGACCTCACCGAGTCGGTGAACGAGCTGGCCGGCAACCTCACCCGGCAGGTCCGCGCCATCGCCCAGGTCGCCACCGCGGTCACCCGTGGCGACCTCTCGCTGCGCATCGACGTGGATGCGTCCGGCGAGCTCGACGAGCTCAAGGACAACATCAACCAGATGATCGCCAACCTGCGCGAGACCACCCGCACCAACCAGGAGCAGGACTGGCTGAAGACCAACCTGGCGCGGATCTCCGGCCTGCTCCAGGGCCGCCGCGACCTGGAGGCGGTCGCCGCGCTGATCATGAGCGAGCTCACCCCGGTGGTCTCCGCCCAGCACGGCGCCTTCTTCCTCGCCCAGCCCGCCAGCCGCTCCGCCGCCCTGGTCACCGAGGACGACGACGAGAGCGATGTGGTGCTGCGGCTGATCGGCTCGTACGGCTACCAGCGGCGGGCCATGCCGACCACCTTCCGGCCCGGCGAGTCGCTGATCGGGCAGGTCGCGGTGGAGAAGCGGTCCATCATGCTCAAGGAGGCGCCGCCCGGCTATCTCAAGATCGCCTCCGGTCTTGGCGAGGCGTCTCCGGCCCATGTGATCGTGCTCCCGGTGATGTTCGAGGGCCGGATGCTGGGCGTGATCGAGCTGGCCTCCTTCAGCGCCTTCACCAATGTGGCGCTGGACTTCCTGGAGCAGATCGCCGAGATGATCGGCGTCACCGTCAACAACATCAGCGTCAACACCAAGACGGAGGGCCTGCTGCTGGAGTCCCAGCGGCTCACCGCCGAACTCTCCATGCGCTCCGCCGAGTTGGAGGCCCGCCAGGAGGAGCTGGAGCGCACCAACGAGGAGCTCCAGGAGAAGGCCGAGCAGCTGGCCCAGCAGAACCGCGACATCGAGATCAAGAACAGCGAGATCGAGGAGGCCCGCCAGGTCCTGGAGGAGCGCGCCGAGCAACTGGCCCTCGCCTCCCGCTACAAGAGCGAGTTCCTGGCCAATATGTCGCATGAGCTGCGCACCCCGCTCAACTCGCTGCTGATCCTCGCCAAGCTGCTGGCCGACAACAACGAGGGCAACCTCTCACCCAAGCAGGTGGAGTTCTCCGAGACCATCCACGGCGCCGGCACCGACCTGCTGCAACTGATCAACGACATCCTGGACCTCTCCAAGGTCGAGGCGGGCAAGATGGAGGTCCGGCCGTCCCGGATCGCGCTGGTCCAGCTGGTCGACTATGTGGAGGCCGCCTTCCGGCCGCTCACCGCCGACAAGGGCCTGGACTTCGCCGTACGGGTCGCCCCCGACCTGCCGGTCACCCTGCACACCGACGAGCAGCGGCTCCAGCAGGTGCTGCGCAATCTGCTCTCCAACGCGGTGAAGTTCACCGACGGCGGCGCCGTGGAACTGCTGATCCGCGCGGTCGGCGACGATGTGCCGCCGCATGTCCGGGAGCAGCTGCTGGAGTCCGGGGCGCTCGGCGAAGGCGGGCAGCCGCTGATCGCCTTCTCGGTCACCGACACCGGCATCGGCATCCCCAGCAACAAGCTGCGGGAGATCTTCGAGGCGTTCAAGCAGGCCGACGGCACCACCAGCCGCAAGTACGGCGGCACCGGTCTTGGCCTCTCCATCAGCCGGGAGATCGCCCGGCTGCTGGGCGGCGAGATCCACGCCGAGAGCGAGTTGGGGCGCGGCTCCACCTTCACCCTCTATCTGCCGCTGCACGCCGACGACCCGCGCGCGGGCGCCGAGCGGCGCGGCGGCCATCCGGCGCTGGAGGCGGCGATTCGCGCGGAGTACGACGGCATGGCGGACACCGGCAGCCCGGCCGAGCACTGGGCGCAGGAGGTCCGCGAGCTGGCCCAGGAGCGGCGCCGCGAGGCTGCCGACCGCCGCGCCGCGGAGCGCCGCGCCGCCGCCCGCCGGTCCCCGGCCGAGCCGGCCCCGGCGCCCGCCGTCCCGCCGGTGCCTCCGACGCCGCCGCGTACGGTGGCCTTCCCCGGCCAGGGCGGAGGCGTCGCCCACGCCGGGGCGGAGACCGCCGGGGGCGGCGAGGAGGCGGGCTTCCACGGGCGCTTCGAGGGGGAGAAGGTGCTGATCGTCGATGACGACATCCGCAATGTCTTCGCCCTCACCAGCGTGTTGGAGCAGTACGGGCTGACCGTGCTCTACGCGGAGAACGGCCGGGAGGGGATCGAGGTCCTGGAGCAGCACGACGATGTGGCGCTGGTGCTGATGGACATCATGATGCCGGAGATGGACGGGTACGCCACCACGGAGGCGATCCGCAGCATGCCGCAGTTCGCCGGGCTGCCGATCATCGCGCTCACCGCCAAGGCGATGAAGGGCGACAAGGAGAAGAGCCTGGACGCGGGCGCCTCCGACCATGTCACCAAGCCGGTCGACACCGATCACCTGCTGGGGGTGATGGCCCACTGGCTGCCGGCGCACGGCAGCTGA
- a CDS encoding response regulator yields the protein MVQKAKILLVDDRPENLLALEAILSALDQTLVRASSGEEALKALLTDDFAVILLDVQMPGMDGFETAAHIKRRERTRDIPIIFLTAINHGPHHTFRGYAAGAVDYISKPFDPWVLRAKVSVFVELYMKNCQLKEQAALLRLQLESGQPLGDGEAARKEPVNGGLLAELSARLAAVEEQAEALTKQLDESADTAAAATAAHLERKLAGLRRALDALEPGSGTAGSSFPGEG from the coding sequence ATGGTGCAGAAGGCCAAGATCCTCCTGGTCGATGACCGGCCGGAGAATCTGCTGGCGCTGGAGGCGATCCTCTCGGCGCTCGACCAGACCCTGGTGCGGGCATCGTCCGGGGAGGAAGCGCTCAAGGCGCTGCTGACCGACGACTTCGCGGTCATCCTGCTGGATGTCCAGATGCCCGGTATGGACGGCTTCGAGACCGCCGCCCACATCAAGCGCCGCGAGCGCACCCGGGACATCCCGATCATCTTCCTCACCGCCATCAACCACGGCCCGCACCACACCTTCCGGGGCTATGCGGCCGGCGCCGTGGACTACATCTCCAAGCCGTTCGACCCCTGGGTGCTGCGGGCCAAGGTCTCGGTCTTCGTCGAGCTCTATATGAAGAACTGCCAGCTCAAGGAGCAGGCGGCGCTGCTGCGCCTGCAACTGGAGTCGGGGCAGCCGCTCGGCGACGGCGAGGCGGCCCGCAAGGAGCCGGTCAACGGCGGCCTGCTGGCCGAGCTGTCCGCCCGGCTGGCCGCCGTGGAGGAGCAGGCCGAGGCGCTCACCAAGCAGCTTGACGAGTCGGCGGACACCGCGGCCGCCGCCACCGCCGCCCACCTGGAGCGCAAGCTGGCCGGTCTGCGGCGGGCCCTGGACGCCCTGGAGCCGGGCTCCGGCACCGCCGGGTCCTCCTTTCCCGGCGAGGGCTGA
- a CDS encoding DNA translocase FtsK — MATRTSGSAPRTPSSGSPKKGGSGAAGKEAAKPPAKKAPRKAPAKKAAPPPPPSPPPRPILFRLVRACWLGLAHAVGAVFRGFGDGAKGLHPAHRRDGLGLLLLGLALVTAAGTWFSPQGWLGVAATAVVSGAFGRLDVLVAVPLAGIAWRLLRHPERPEANGRIVIGLGALTVGVLGLVHIGCGAPAMQTGATRIRQAGGIIGWAASRPMMAAAGPALAVPLLLLVAFFGLLVVTATPVNKIPERVAMLGRRLGVLERTDPVDGTGGEPMERVHSTEPPEDADPDAVPYTVETDGQAAPVKRRRSRRRQLDPADDGPFATRDLARGVAADLQGAVEFGVPGSSTLADMVPKVADMVPKVAGMVPKVVDRTAPPEEPAVPAARSGTGEADPAPVRMEQLQLSGDITYALPSLDLLERGGPAKARSKVNDDVVAQLSGVFAEFKVDAAVTGFTRGPTVTRYEVELGQAVKVERITALAKNIAYAVASPDVRIISPIPGKSAVGIEIPNRDREMVSLGDLLRSRAAAEDGHPMLVGMGKDVEGHTVMANLAKMPHILVAGATGAGKSSCVNCLITSVLARATPDEVRMVLVDPKRVELTAYEGIPHLITPIITNPKKAAEALQWVVREMDLRYDDLAAFGFRHVDDFNAAVRAGRVQPPAGSERELAPYPYLLVIVDELADLMMVAPRDVEDSVVRITQLARAAGIHLVLATQRPSVDVVTGLIKANVPSRLAFATSSLADSRVILDQPGAEKLIGKGDALFLPMGAGKPIRMQGAFVTEAEIAAVVNHCKNQLTPAYREDVTVGSGQKKEIDEEIGDDLDLLCQAAELVVSTQFGSTSMLQRKLRVGFAKAGRLMDLMESRGIVGPSEGSKARDVLIKPDELDAVLLELRG, encoded by the coding sequence ATGGCCACACGTACGTCCGGAAGCGCCCCGCGCACCCCTTCCTCCGGGTCGCCGAAGAAGGGTGGATCCGGAGCGGCGGGCAAGGAGGCGGCCAAGCCTCCGGCCAAGAAGGCCCCTCGGAAGGCCCCGGCGAAGAAGGCGGCCCCGCCGCCCCCACCGTCGCCGCCGCCGAGGCCCATACTCTTCCGCCTGGTGCGGGCCTGCTGGCTCGGCCTCGCGCATGCCGTCGGCGCGGTCTTCCGCGGCTTCGGCGACGGCGCCAAGGGCCTCCACCCCGCGCACCGCCGGGACGGCCTCGGGCTGCTGCTGCTCGGCCTGGCGCTGGTGACCGCGGCCGGTACCTGGTTCAGCCCGCAGGGCTGGCTGGGCGTCGCCGCCACCGCCGTGGTCAGCGGCGCCTTCGGCCGCTTGGACGTCCTGGTGGCGGTGCCGCTGGCCGGGATCGCCTGGCGGCTGCTGCGCCATCCGGAGCGCCCGGAGGCCAACGGGCGGATCGTCATCGGCCTGGGCGCGCTGACCGTCGGTGTGCTCGGCCTGGTGCACATCGGCTGCGGTGCCCCGGCCATGCAGACCGGCGCCACCCGGATCCGGCAGGCCGGCGGCATCATCGGCTGGGCCGCCTCCCGGCCGATGATGGCCGCCGCCGGTCCGGCGCTGGCCGTACCGCTGCTGCTGCTGGTCGCCTTCTTCGGCCTGCTGGTGGTCACCGCCACCCCGGTCAACAAGATCCCGGAGCGGGTGGCGATGCTGGGCCGGCGGCTCGGCGTACTGGAGCGGACCGACCCGGTGGACGGCACGGGCGGGGAGCCGATGGAGCGGGTGCACTCCACCGAGCCTCCGGAGGACGCCGACCCGGACGCCGTGCCGTACACGGTGGAGACGGACGGCCAGGCCGCACCGGTCAAGCGCCGCCGCAGCCGCCGCAGGCAGCTCGACCCGGCCGACGACGGCCCGTTCGCCACCCGCGACCTGGCCCGGGGCGTGGCGGCGGACCTCCAGGGCGCCGTGGAGTTCGGGGTGCCCGGGTCCTCCACGCTGGCCGACATGGTCCCCAAGGTGGCCGACATGGTCCCCAAGGTGGCCGGCATGGTCCCCAAGGTGGTGGACCGCACCGCGCCGCCCGAGGAGCCGGCGGTGCCCGCTGCCCGCAGCGGGACCGGCGAGGCCGACCCGGCCCCGGTGCGGATGGAGCAGCTCCAGCTCTCCGGGGACATCACCTATGCGCTGCCCTCGCTGGACCTGCTGGAGCGCGGCGGCCCGGCCAAGGCCCGCAGCAAGGTCAACGACGATGTGGTGGCCCAGCTCAGCGGCGTCTTCGCGGAGTTCAAGGTGGACGCCGCCGTCACCGGCTTCACCCGTGGCCCGACCGTCACCCGCTATGAGGTGGAGCTCGGCCAGGCGGTGAAGGTGGAGCGGATCACCGCGCTCGCCAAGAACATCGCCTACGCGGTGGCCAGCCCGGATGTGCGGATCATCAGCCCCATCCCGGGCAAGTCCGCCGTGGGCATCGAGATCCCCAACCGGGACCGCGAGATGGTCAGCCTCGGCGACCTGCTGCGCTCCCGTGCCGCCGCCGAGGACGGCCACCCGATGCTGGTCGGGATGGGCAAGGACGTCGAGGGCCACACCGTGATGGCCAACCTCGCCAAGATGCCGCACATCCTGGTCGCGGGTGCCACCGGCGCGGGCAAGTCGTCCTGTGTCAACTGCCTGATCACCTCGGTACTGGCCCGGGCCACCCCGGACGAGGTGAGGATGGTGCTGGTCGACCCCAAGCGGGTGGAGCTCACCGCGTACGAGGGCATCCCGCACCTGATCACGCCGATCATCACCAACCCCAAGAAGGCCGCCGAGGCGCTGCAGTGGGTGGTCCGCGAGATGGACCTGCGCTATGACGACCTGGCCGCCTTCGGATTCCGCCATGTGGACGACTTCAACGCGGCGGTACGGGCCGGGCGGGTGCAGCCGCCGGCCGGCTCCGAACGGGAGCTGGCGCCCTATCCGTACCTGCTGGTGATCGTGGACGAGCTGGCCGACCTGATGATGGTCGCCCCCCGGGACGTCGAGGACTCCGTGGTCCGCATCACCCAGCTGGCCCGCGCCGCCGGCATCCACCTGGTGCTGGCCACCCAGCGGCCGTCGGTGGACGTGGTGACCGGCCTGATCAAGGCCAATGTCCCCTCCCGGCTGGCCTTCGCCACCTCCTCACTGGCCGACTCCCGGGTCATCCTGGACCAGCCCGGCGCGGAGAAGCTGATCGGCAAGGGCGACGCGCTCTTCCTGCCGATGGGCGCGGGCAAGCCGATCCGGATGCAGGGGGCCTTTGTCACCGAGGCCGAGATCGCGGCGGTGGTGAACCACTGCAAGAACCAGTTGACGCCCGCTTACCGCGAGGACGTCACCGTGGGCTCGGGGCAGAAGAAGGAGATCGACGAGGAGATCGGCGACGACCTGGACCTGCTCTGCCAGGCGGCGGAGCTGGTGGTCTCCACCCAGTTCGGGTCGACCTCGATGCTGCAACGCAAACTGCGTGTGGGATTCGCCAAGGCGGGCAGGCTGATGGATCTGATGGAGTCGCGCGGGATCGTCGGCCCCAGCGAGGGTTCCAAGGCCCGCGACGTGCTCATCAAACCGGACGAACTGGATGCGGTCCTCCTTGAACTGAGGGGGTGA
- a CDS encoding helix-turn-helix domain-containing protein: protein MTIGKSPLGDNRRSDTASPGSTPTRSGSSAVGRHRPPVPATFQPPAEAVPTATPLPTIGRILASARIDAALTVDQVSAATRVRVPIVHAIEEDDYSRCGGDFYARGHIRAIAKAVGVDGDALVARYDAAHGGDPASARPVQIFEAERIRTERRRPNWTAAMIAAIVAVVALIGFNLVNGKNQPATEKAASTPLPSRKSSAPVTVRPTPPATQRTESPIAAAPADKVTVKLVAQDGDSWVSAMDSQGNTLFQKNLQSGENQTFTDPKRIRLVLGNAGAVHLYVNGKDLGPAGEEGQVVRLTYTPGDPEAA, encoded by the coding sequence GTGACCATCGGCAAGTCCCCACTCGGCGACAACCGCCGGTCCGACACCGCCTCGCCCGGCTCCACTCCGACCAGGTCCGGGTCCTCTGCGGTCGGGCGGCACAGACCGCCGGTCCCGGCCACCTTCCAGCCGCCTGCCGAGGCCGTGCCCACCGCCACTCCGCTCCCCACCATCGGCCGGATCCTGGCGTCCGCCCGGATCGACGCCGCGCTGACCGTGGACCAGGTCAGCGCCGCCACCCGGGTCCGGGTGCCGATAGTGCACGCGATCGAGGAGGACGACTACAGCCGCTGCGGAGGCGACTTCTACGCGCGCGGCCACATCCGGGCCATCGCCAAGGCGGTCGGCGTGGACGGCGACGCGCTGGTGGCCCGGTACGACGCCGCGCACGGCGGCGACCCCGCCTCGGCCCGGCCGGTGCAGATCTTCGAGGCGGAGCGCATCCGGACCGAGCGGCGGCGGCCCAACTGGACGGCGGCCATGATCGCCGCCATCGTCGCGGTGGTGGCCCTGATCGGCTTCAACCTGGTCAACGGCAAGAACCAGCCGGCCACCGAGAAGGCAGCCTCCACACCGCTGCCGAGCCGGAAGTCCTCCGCGCCGGTCACGGTGCGGCCCACGCCGCCCGCCACCCAGCGCACCGAGTCCCCGATCGCGGCTGCGCCGGCCGACAAGGTGACCGTGAAGCTGGTCGCCCAGGACGGTGACAGCTGGGTTTCGGCCATGGACAGCCAGGGCAACACGCTCTTCCAGAAGAACCTCCAGTCCGGCGAGAACCAGACCTTCACCGACCCCAAGCGGATCAGGCTGGTGCTGGGCAACGCGGGCGCCGTCCACCTGTACGTCAACGGCAAGGACCTCGGCCCGGCCGGTGAGGAGGGCCAGGTGGTCAGGCTCACCTACACCCCGGGCGACCCCGAGGCCGCCTAG